The Streptomyces sp. ICC1 DNA window AGCAGGTTCACGCTCAGGGCGAGGAGGGCGAACACCAGGATCCGCGACAGGGTGCCGACGGCGTACGGCCCGAGGACGAAGGGGGCCGATGCGAGCGCGGCGGCGACGGCGCCCGCCGTGAGCCGCCGTGCGGTGGATCCGGCGGGTGCGGCGGATGCGTTGGGTGCGGTGGATGCGGCAGGTGCGGTGGATCCGGCGGGGCTCATGTGCGCACCGCCGAGGAGACCAGGCCGTTCGGGCGGACCACGAGCACGACCAGCATGGTGCCGAAGAGCAGGAAGGGGGCGTAGTCGGGGAGCAGCGCCACCCCGAGCGTCTGCACCTGGCCGATGAGGAGCGCGCCGGCGAGCGCGCCGCGCACGGAGCCGAGGCCGCCCACCACCACGACGACGAGGGAGAGGACGAGCACGGTCTCGTCGACGCCCGGCCCCGGCCCCAGGATCGGGGCGCCCAGGACGCCGCCGACGGCGGCCAGGGCCGCGCCGAGCGCGAAGACCCCGTACAGGACCTTGCGGACGTCGACGCCCAGCGCGCGGACCATGTCCCGGTCCGCGACGGTGGCCCGGACCAGCGCGCCGAGCGAGCTGCGTTCGAACAGGAGGTAGACGAGGGCGGCCAGGCCCGCGGCGACGCCGATGAAGACGAGCCGGTAGACCGGATAGGCGTGGCCGAGGAGGTCCACGGTCCCGCGCAGCGAGGTCGGCGGGTCCGTGGGCAGCACCTCGCCGCCGAAGGCCGCGGCGAGGAGGTCGGCGACGATGAAGGTGATCCCGAGCGTCAGCACGGCCTGGTCCAGGTGCCCGCGCCGGGCCAGCGGCTGGGTGAGGAACGTCAGCGCCACGCCGCCCGCGGCGCCCACCAGGGCGCCGGCGGCCAGGGCGAGGAGCAGACCCGGGAGGGTCCCGTCGGACAGCGCGTAGGCGACGTAGGCCCCGGCGAGGTAGAGCGTGCCGTGGGCCAGGTTGAGCACGTCCATCATGCCGAAGACCAGTGAGAGGCCGACGGCGATCGTGAAGAGCAGCAGACCGAAGGCGACTCCGTCGATGACGCTGACGAAGTTGCCGTCCAACCATCCGGTCATGTCAGCCGCCCAGCCGGCCGAGCTCGGAGGTCACGGTGTTGGCACCCTGCTTGACCTCGCGCAGGTACCAGGGCTGGACGGGCGTGCCCGTGGCGTTGAACCGCCAGGTGCCGCGCGGGCTGTCGATGTCCCCCACCCGGGCGATCGCGGCGTTGACCGATTCCGGGGTCACCTCGGGGCCGGCGGCCCCGATCGCCCGGTCGAGGACCTGCGCCGCGTCCCACGAGGCCATCGCGTAGGTGGTCGGGACCGATCCGTAGGCGCTCGTGTAGACCGGCGCGAAGCGCTTGTTGGCGGCGTTGTCCAGGTCGGCGCCGTAGTTGAGCGCGGTGAGGACGCCTTCGGCCGCGTCCCCCTGGCCCTTGAGCACCCCGCCCTCGGTGAGGAAGCCGGGCGCGTAGAGCGGGATCTTGCCGGCCAGTCCGAAGTCCCGGTACTGCTTGACGAAGTCGACGGCCGCGCCGCCCGCGTAGAAGCAGAAGACGGCCTTCGCCCCGGACTTCTCGATCTGCGCGAGGTACGGCTGGAAGTTCTTGGTGGCGGGGAACGGTGTGTAGACCTCCTCCCCCGCGATCTTCCCGCCGGCCGGCAGGAAGGTGGATTTGAAGCCCTCCACCTCGTCCTTGCCCGCCTGGTATCCCGCGGCGATCAGGAAGACCGGGCCGCCGGCCTGCTCGGCCACGTGCTTGCCGAGGGCCTTGCCGGGCTCGTCGTTGACGTACGAGGTGCGCCAGATGTACTTGGTCCCGGTCAGCGTCGTGGGCGAGGCGTTCGAGCCGACGAGCGGGACCTTTCCGGTCTCGAAGAGGTCCTTGACGCCGTTGATGGTGGCCGAGCTCACCACCCCGCTCACGGCCAGCACCCTGTCCTGCTTGACCAGTTTCTCCGCCGCCGCCTTGCCGGAGTCGGCGGTCTCCCCCTCGTCCGCGACCACGATCTCCACCTCGCGGCCGCCGAGTCTGCCGCCGTGCTGGGCGACGTAGAGCTCGAAGCCCTGCTTCATGTCGTCGCCGAGCGCCTTGTAGGTCCCCGACTGCGGGACGAGGAGCCCGATCTTCACGGGCCCGGTGCTCTTGTCCCCTCCGTCCGTTCCGAGGCTGGCACCACCACATGCCGTGGCCAGCAGGAGGGCCGTCGCTGAGGCGACCAGACCGACGGGATGAAAACGACGTGCCATGGGGACTCCGAACGTTGTCAACCGGTCCCGGAGGGCCGGAGTTTGCTGGGGGGGGTGGAGGAGGTGACACGTGTCTATCGCGTAAATGCGACGACCGTCAAGACTTCTCGATATCTCACCACGCAACAGGTCCGCACCCTTGACCTCGCCGCGCACTATGCCCTAACACTGACCCTCGTCAAATTAACGCTATGCCGTGACGGCAGCGGGCCCATGGCCAGTCAGGGAGTGAAGCACCGTGACCGACGATCCATCGCGCCGCAAAGTCCTCAGGAACACCGGGGTGTTGGCGGGCGCCGCACTGATCACCGGCCTGCCGGCCGGAAACGCCGCGCAGGCCGCCCCGCGCGGGGAGCAGCCCCCGCCCGTCGTGGCACTGCCCGCGGGCCGGCTCCTCGGCAGCAGGGAGGGGGGCCTCTCCGTGTTCAAGGGCGTGCCCTACGCCGCCCCGCCGGTCGGCGCGCTGCGCTGGCGGCCGGCGGCGGCGCACCCCGGATGGCAGGGCACGCGTGACGCCACCGCCTTCGGCCCGAGCGCACCGCAGCCCTACCGGGAAGGGGGCGACCAGGTGCTCGGAACGCACGGATCGCCCCCCTTCGACGAGGACTGCCTGACGCTCAACGTCTGGACCCCCGCGGCCGACGGCGCCAAACGCCCGGTGCTGGTGTGGATCCACGGCGGCGGGTTCATCTCGGGATCCGGCTCGATGCCGGGCTACCACGGCGATACGTTCGCGCGCGACGGCGACCTCGTCGTCGTCACCGTCAACTACCGCCTGGGACCGCTGGGTTACCTCTACTTCGGCGAGGAGGGGGCGGGCGGCAACTTCTGGCTCACCGACCAGCTCGCCGCCCTGCGCTGGGTCCGGGACAACATCGCCGCCTTCGGCGGGGACCCGGACGACATCACCCTCGCCGGCCAGTCCGGCGGCGCGTTCTCGGTCGCGGCGCTGGCCGGTGCCCGGCCCAAGGGCCGCCCGCTGTTCCGGCGGGCCATCCTGCAGAGCCCGCCGCTCGGGCTGAAGGTCCCCACCCGCGCCGAGTCGCTCCAGCGCACCGCACAGTTCATGGACATCCTCGGGGCCAAGGACGTGGCGGAGCTGCGGGCCGCGCCCTGGCCCCGCCTGGTCGCCGCCACCTTCGAGATGTTCGGCCGTACCGGGCGGTGGGGGTACTGGTCCACCCCGTTCCTGCCCGTGCTCGACGGCGTCACCCTGGACCGCGACCCCGCCGAGCTACTGCTCGGCGGGGCCGGGGCGGACATCGACGTACTGATCGGCTGGACCAGGGAAGAGGCGAACTTCGCCTTCGGGCTCAGCGAGCCGTACGCCGCCTCGACCAAGGACCAGGTCCTCGCCCGGGTCCGGGACACCTTCGGGAACCGGGCCGGCCAGGCCTACACCGCGTACGAGGAGGCCCGGCCGGGCGCGCGGCCGGTGGACGTGCTCATGGACCTGATCAGCGACGACCTGTTCCGCATGCCCGCCCTGGCGTTCGCCGAACGGCGGGCGGACCGCGGGCGGCCGGTCTGGGCGTACCAGTTCAACCTGCCGACGCCCGCGCACGGCGGCCGGCTCGGGGCCGCGCACTGCCTGGAACTGCCCTTCGCCTTCGACAACTTCGACAAGTGGTCGCAGGCGCCCTTCCTCGCGGGGCTGGCCCCCAGGGTCCGGGACGGCCTGGCCTCGACCATGCACGCGGCCTGGATCTCCTTCATCCGCACCGGCGACCCCAACGACCGCCCCGTGCCACGGTGGAACCGCTACGACCGGGACTCACGCGCGACGATGGCCCTCGACTCGGTCACCACCTGCGTGGACGACCTCGCGGGCCACTGGCGCCGCCTGCACCAGCAGGCGGTGCCGTAGGCCGTCTCTTTCGGATCTTGCCGGGCCCGCGACGCCTGGCACCGCGCCTGGCCGCGTTGGCGGGACGCCCGAGTACGTCCAGTACACGCAGCGCCCCTCCGCCTTGCCATGCACGGCACCAGACGCCGCGAGCTCGGCCGACAAGATCCGAAAGAGACGGCCTAGCCGCGGGCGCCGGTCTACGAGGAGTGGCCCGGGGGGTGGGAGCCGTGGGAAGCTGCGGGCGGAGGACGAGTCGGACACCTCGGCGTGGAAGCGCTTCCGCAACGACGCGGTGCTGTCCGTCGACTACATCGGCAAGCCCAACACCCCCATCTACGTGGGCCTGATCGCAGGCTCCGGTCAGGTGTGCTCCAACGACGCCGCCAGCCCGAGCGTGGTCTCCGACCCGACTCCGGCGCTGACCGCGATCACCGAGACCGTGTGGGGCGGCGAGGCCGGCGCCTCGCTGCGGATCCTCATGCAGACCGAGAAGAAGGAGACCAACGGCACCTGGACCCCGGTCAAGGCCAACGCGGCCGACGCCAACTACGTCCAGCGGCCCGCCTCGGGCTTCGTGGGGGACAACGTCAAGGTCACCAGCGATCCGCCCGCCGCTCTGGCGGACGGCACCCAGTACCGGTTCCGGACCTGGACCCGGTCGTACGCGGACGGTCACGAACGGACCAGCAACCCGAGCGCGGACTGCTACTTCAAGGTCGACTCCAGCGCCCCCAAGGCCCCGGCAGTCACCTTCGGAACCCCGTACAGCGCCTGCACCAGCACCGCCTGCGTGGCGGCCGGCAAGCCCAACCAGGCCGGTCAGTTCACCTTCGGCCCGGCTTCGGGTGACACGAACACGGCCTACCAGTACAAGCTGTCGACGGACACCTCGTGGGCCGAGATCGCCGGCGCCAAGCCGACCGTCTCGATCACCCCGCCGCTGTCCGGGACGATGAAGCTGAACGTGAAGGCCAAGGACTCCCTGGGCCGCTGGGGCGCCACCAGCATCGTCGACTTCGTGGTCAAGGAAGGCCCCGGTCCGGTCGGCTACTGGAACTTCGACGAGTACGACGGTCAGGCGATCGACACCTCGACCACGAACGCGACCCTCCAGAACAACGCGGACCTGTCCGCGGGCAGCCTGCGCACCGAGAACGGCCGTCGCGGCGGGCTGAAGACGCCCACCGTCCACGAGGACCGGACGCTGCTGCTGAACGGCACCAGCACCCAGTACGCCTCCACCTCCAAGCCGGTCATCGACACCCGTTCCTCCTTCACCGTCGCGGGCTGGGTCCGCCTGGACCGCACGGACAAGAACTCCACGGTGTTCGGTCAGGCGGGTACGAACATGAGCGGCGTCGCGATCACCGCGTGGGCCGGCAAGCCGTGGATGATCCAGATGGCCACGGAGGACACCACCGAGGGCCAACTGACGATCGGCCGGGTCACCGGAACGACCCCGGCGCAGGCCGGAGTGTGGACGCACGTCGCGGCCACCTACAACCAGTCCACGGACCTCGCGAAGCTGTACGTCAACGGGCGCCTCGAGGGCCAGATGACCGTGACCAACCCGATCGCCACCACCGGTCCCATGAACTTCGGCGCGATCAAGCACCGCGGTGCCCTCACCGACTTCCTTCCGGGCCGTGTCGACGAGGTCAAGGCCTGGCAGGACGAGCTCAGCGAGTCCGCGGTCAAGCAGGACGCCTCCCTCATCGACCCCGCGACCGGCAAGCCGTTCGTGGACCTGGCGGGCGCCTGGGACCTCTCCCAGACCGGTCCGGTCTTCACCGACACCTCCGGCAACGGCCGCGCCCTGACGGCGACGACCGGCACCACCCTCAACGAGGGCGCGCTGAAGCTCAACGGCACCACGCAGGCGGCCACCGCCGCCGGCCCGGTCGTCGACGACTCCGGTTCCTTCACGGTGACGGCCGAGGCCAGGCTCGACAACACCGCTCTGCTCACGAAGCCGGACGGATACAAGGCCCAGGTCATCGGCCAGCGCACCGCCACCGGATCCTCCTGGAGCCTGTGGTTCGAGAAGACCGGTGTACGGACCGAGCCGGACGAGCAGGACCCGACCAAGATGCTGTCCTTCGCCGAGGGGACCTGGCACTTCGGCCGCCTGACGGCCGACGGCTCCGGCACCTCGGTGGCCAGCGACCTGCCCGCCGAGCTCAACGCGGGCGTCCAGGTGACCGGCGTCCACAACGCCCAGGACGGCACCATCACCCTCTACGTCGGCGCCGCGGGCCAGAGCCAGCCCAAGGCCTACACGGCCGCCGCCGGCACCGGTGAGCTCGCGGTCGGCAAGGGCTTCACCGACAGCGCCTGGGGCAGCTTCCTGCCCGGCGAGGTCAAGGGCATGCGCCTGTGGTCCGGCGCGGTGAAGGACGCCCAGCAGGTCTCCGACGTCGTCTTCGGCGCCGGCAGCTGATCGTCCTCCCCCTCCATCAATGACTTGCCGTGGCCGCCCCCGAAAGGGGGCGGCCACGGCCTCACCTGTACCCGAAACACCTATCCACATGGAGCATTCGTGTCCATCCGACCACCAGGCGGAGTGATCCTCCGCCACCGGCTGCCGTTGGCGGCCGCCCTGGCGCTCGCCCTCGCGGTGCCGGGGATCCTGACCCCGGCCGCGGAGGCCGCCGACCTCCCCGGCGCCCCGAAGATCGCCAAGCCGAAGGACGCCAAGGTCAAGGCGGTCAACGCGCAGGGCGCGAAGGCTGCCGTGGAGTTGGTGGCGAAGAACAAGGCGGAGAACAAGGTCCAGGCGGACCGGGCCCGGGCGGAGGCCAAGGCGGACTGGCCGAAGGCGGCCACGCTGGAGGGCTCGGCCGCGCGGTCGGGCTCGCGCCCGCTGGTCGACGTACGGTCCACGGCGCGGGTGAGGAGCCCGCTGCTGTCCCCGTCGGTTCCCAAGGGCCCGGCAGCGCCCGCGGCGGCCTCCCCGGACAGCGCGGGCGGCAAGTCCACGGTCAAGGTCCTGGACCAGAAGGCGGCGGAGAAGGCCGGGATCACCGGTGTCCTGTTCACCGCGACCAACACGGCTGACGGTCCGGCGCAGTTGACCGTGGACTACGGCTCCTTCGCCTCGGCGGTGGGTGGTGGCTGGTCCACGCGCCTGGGTCTGGTCAGCCTGCCCGCGTGTGCGCTGACCACCCCCGACAAGGCGGAGTGCCGCAAGACGACCCCGCTGCCCTCGGCGAACAGCCTGAAGAACCGCACGGTGACGGCCGATGTCACCTCGCTCTCCGCCGGAACCCCGACCGCGGCCAAGTCCACGTCCAAGGCCCCGGCGCAGGCTCCGGCGGTCTTCGCCGTGATGGCGTCGGAGACCGCTTCCCCCCAGGGCGGCGGCGACTTCGCGGCGACCCCGCTCTCGGCCTCCTCCAGTTGGGAGTCCGGCTCCTCCGGCGGCGGCTTCAGCTGGTCCTACCCGGTGGCCGTTCCGCCCGCCGCGGCCGGCCCTTCGCCGTCGCTGTCGTTCTCGTACAGCTCGGGCAGCATCGACGGCCGGACCGCGAACTCCAACAACCAGGGCTCCCAGGTCGGCGAGGGCTTCGACCTGACCTCCTCCTACATCGAGCGCAAGTACGGCTCCTGTGACGACGACGGCCAGGAGGACAAGCACGACCTCTGCTGGAAGTACGAGAACGCCTCGCTCGTCCTGAACGGCAAGTCCAGCGAGCTCGTCAAGGACGACACGACGGGCAAGTGGCGACTGAAGGACGACGACGCCTCCCAGGTCACCTGGTCCACCGGCGCCGACAACGGCGACAACGACGGCGAGTACTGGAAGGTGCTCACCGGTGACGGCACGACCTACACCTTCGGCCTGAACAAGCTCCCGGGCGCAGGCGCGGAGCGCACCAACTCGACTTGGTCCGCGCCGGTGTTCGGCGACGACTCGGGCGAGCCCGGCTACACCAAGGGCTCCACCTTCGCCGACCGCCACGAGACCCAGGCCTGGCGCTGGAACCTGGACCTGGTCCAGGACGTCCACGGCAACGCGGCCACCTACTGGTATGCGGCCGAGACCAACAACTACGCGAAGAACGGCGACGAGGCCAAGCTCCTCCCGTACACCCGCGGCGGCACCCTCTCCGAGATCCGCTACGGCCAGCGCGCCGACACCGTCTTCTCGGGCACGCCCTCGCACAAGGTCACCTTCGGTTACGAGGAGCGCTGCTTCGCGGCGAGCTGCGCCTCGTTGACGAAGGACACCTCGGACCAT harbors:
- a CDS encoding branched-chain amino acid ABC transporter permease, yielding MTGWLDGNFVSVIDGVAFGLLLFTIAVGLSLVFGMMDVLNLAHGTLYLAGAYVAYALSDGTLPGLLLALAAGALVGAAGGVALTFLTQPLARRGHLDQAVLTLGITFIVADLLAAAFGGEVLPTDPPTSLRGTVDLLGHAYPVYRLVFIGVAAGLAALVYLLFERSSLGALVRATVADRDMVRALGVDVRKVLYGVFALGAALAAVGGVLGAPILGPGPGVDETVLVLSLVVVVVGGLGSVRGALAGALLIGQVQTLGVALLPDYAPFLLFGTMLVVLVVRPNGLVSSAVRT
- a CDS encoding carboxylesterase family protein is translated as MTDDPSRRKVLRNTGVLAGAALITGLPAGNAAQAAPRGEQPPPVVALPAGRLLGSREGGLSVFKGVPYAAPPVGALRWRPAAAHPGWQGTRDATAFGPSAPQPYREGGDQVLGTHGSPPFDEDCLTLNVWTPAADGAKRPVLVWIHGGGFISGSGSMPGYHGDTFARDGDLVVVTVNYRLGPLGYLYFGEEGAGGNFWLTDQLAALRWVRDNIAAFGGDPDDITLAGQSGGAFSVAALAGARPKGRPLFRRAILQSPPLGLKVPTRAESLQRTAQFMDILGAKDVAELRAAPWPRLVAATFEMFGRTGRWGYWSTPFLPVLDGVTLDRDPAELLLGGAGADIDVLIGWTREEANFAFGLSEPYAASTKDQVLARVRDTFGNRAGQAYTAYEEARPGARPVDVLMDLISDDLFRMPALAFAERRADRGRPVWAYQFNLPTPAHGGRLGAAHCLELPFAFDNFDKWSQAPFLAGLAPRVRDGLASTMHAAWISFIRTGDPNDRPVPRWNRYDRDSRATMALDSVTTCVDDLAGHWRRLHQQAVP
- a CDS encoding LamG domain-containing protein, which codes for MLSVDYIGKPNTPIYVGLIAGSGQVCSNDAASPSVVSDPTPALTAITETVWGGEAGASLRILMQTEKKETNGTWTPVKANAADANYVQRPASGFVGDNVKVTSDPPAALADGTQYRFRTWTRSYADGHERTSNPSADCYFKVDSSAPKAPAVTFGTPYSACTSTACVAAGKPNQAGQFTFGPASGDTNTAYQYKLSTDTSWAEIAGAKPTVSITPPLSGTMKLNVKAKDSLGRWGATSIVDFVVKEGPGPVGYWNFDEYDGQAIDTSTTNATLQNNADLSAGSLRTENGRRGGLKTPTVHEDRTLLLNGTSTQYASTSKPVIDTRSSFTVAGWVRLDRTDKNSTVFGQAGTNMSGVAITAWAGKPWMIQMATEDTTEGQLTIGRVTGTTPAQAGVWTHVAATYNQSTDLAKLYVNGRLEGQMTVTNPIATTGPMNFGAIKHRGALTDFLPGRVDEVKAWQDELSESAVKQDASLIDPATGKPFVDLAGAWDLSQTGPVFTDTSGNGRALTATTGTTLNEGALKLNGTTQAATAAGPVVDDSGSFTVTAEARLDNTALLTKPDGYKAQVIGQRTATGSSWSLWFEKTGVRTEPDEQDPTKMLSFAEGTWHFGRLTADGSGTSVASDLPAELNAGVQVTGVHNAQDGTITLYVGAAGQSQPKAYTAAAGTGELAVGKGFTDSAWGSFLPGEVKGMRLWSGAVKDAQQVSDVVFGAGS
- a CDS encoding ABC transporter substrate-binding protein produces the protein MKIGLLVPQSGTYKALGDDMKQGFELYVAQHGGRLGGREVEIVVADEGETADSGKAAAEKLVKQDRVLAVSGVVSSATINGVKDLFETGKVPLVGSNASPTTLTGTKYIWRTSYVNDEPGKALGKHVAEQAGGPVFLIAAGYQAGKDEVEGFKSTFLPAGGKIAGEEVYTPFPATKNFQPYLAQIEKSGAKAVFCFYAGGAAVDFVKQYRDFGLAGKIPLYAPGFLTEGGVLKGQGDAAEGVLTALNYGADLDNAANKRFAPVYTSAYGSVPTTYAMASWDAAQVLDRAIGAAGPEVTPESVNAAIARVGDIDSPRGTWRFNATGTPVQPWYLREVKQGANTVTSELGRLGG